Genomic segment of Deinococcus roseus:
CCCTGCAGATTTGCGCAAGGAAGGCCCTCTTTTTGATTTGCCCCTCGCTCTGGGCTTGCTGGTGGCGCAGGGTCTGGTGCCCCAGAATGCCCTGGATGAATACCTGGTGGCGGGAGAACTGGCCCTGGATGGCAGTTTGCGGGCGGTTCCTGGCATGATCAACATGGCACTTTTGGCCCGCAGCCAGAACAGAAAAGTCCTGCTGCCTTCCCTCAATGCCGCAGAAGCCGCACTGATTGAGGGTCTGGAGGTGTACGCTCCAAACACCTTGCTGGAAGCCCTCAACCACCTCAAGGGTACCCATCCGCTTGCTCCCAGTCCCAGACCCGAGCGGGAAGACCTGGAAAGCACACTGCTCTGCCTCAGTGACATCAAGGGTCAGACCCAGGCCAAGAGAACCCTGGAAATTGCCATTGCCGGAGGCCACAACCTGTTGATGATTGGCAGTCCGGGAAGTGGCAAGACCATGCTGTCCAGAAGGGCCACCAGCCTGCTTCCCCTCTTGACCGATGAAGAAGCGCTGGAAGTCACCCGCATTCACAGTGCAGCAGGGCAACTGGGGGCCAGAGGCCTGATCACCCGCCCGCCTTTCCGTGCGCCCCACCACACCGTCAGTGATGCTGGCCTGATTGGGGGAGGCAGCATCCCCAAACCCGGAGAGGTCAGCCTTGCCCACCATGGAATCCTCTTTCTGGATGAATTCCCAGAGTTCAACCGCAAGAGCCTGGAAACCCTCAGGCAACCCCTGGAAGATGGCATCGTGCAGATTTCGCGGGCCAGGGCCAGCGTGACCTACCCGGCCCGTTTTCAGCTGGTGGCCGCCATGAACCCCTGTCCTTGCGGATGGGCAGGCGACTCTGAAAAACCCTGCACCTGCACGCCTGCAGAGCGTTCCCGTTATGTCTCCCGCATCTCTGGCCCCTTGCTGGACCGCATTGATCTGGTGGTCACGGTGCCCAGGCTCACCATCGAAGAACTGAACCGTGCTCCAGAAGGCGAAAAAAGCACAGCTGTTCGGGAGAGAATCAACAGGGCCAGAACCCTGATGCACAGCCGTCAGGGGCAGCGCAATGCTGTTCTGGTGGGCCAGAAACTCAGGGAAGTGACGCAGCTCAAACCCGATGCTGCTGCCTTCCTGATGGCGGTCAGCCAGCAACTTTCTCTGACTGCACGGGGATATGACCGCCTGCTCCGGGTGGCCCGCACCATTGCCGACCTTGCAGGCAGTGAAGACCTCCAGCAGGTGCATGTGGCAGAAGCTGTGGCTTACCGCCCGAAAGCCCTGGAAGTGGTGTAGTAGCCTTTATACTGAACACTGATGTACTCCAAGACTGCTGAGTTCTACGACGCCATCCACAGTTTCAAGGATTACCATACCGAGGCTTTTCTGGTCCAGAAGCTGATCAGACAGCATGGCAACGGCGGAAAACGCCTGCTGGAAGGGGCCTGTGGGACCGGAGGTCACCTGAAATATTTCACGGACTTTCAGGCCGAAGCTTTTGATCTGGACCCCAACATGGTGGAGATCGCCCGCAAAAATGCACCCCAGGCCCGCGTCTTTGTTGGAGACCTCACGGATTTTGAGGTGGGCAAGAAATTCGATGTGATCCTGTGCCTGTTCAGCAGCATCGGATATGTGCAGACCCTGGAACGCCTGCAGGCCACCCTGAACCATTTCAAACGGCACCTGGCCCCCGGAGGGGTGGTGCTGGTGGAACCCTGGTTGACCCCCCAGGAGTTCGTGACCGATCCGCCCAGTGTGCATGTCCGGGAGGTGATGCTGCGCAACATCAAGGTCTGCCGCATGCACATCCCTGAGCGCAGAGGCAACCAGAGCATCATCAAATTCCATTACATGATTGGCACCCCCCAGGGCATTGATTTTCATCAG
This window contains:
- a CDS encoding class I SAM-dependent methyltransferase yields the protein MYSKTAEFYDAIHSFKDYHTEAFLVQKLIRQHGNGGKRLLEGACGTGGHLKYFTDFQAEAFDLDPNMVEIARKNAPQARVFVGDLTDFEVGKKFDVILCLFSSIGYVQTLERLQATLNHFKRHLAPGGVVLVEPWLTPQEFVTDPPSVHVREVMLRNIKVCRMHIPERRGNQSIIKFHYMIGTPQGIDFHQEEHVLGLFSPAEMQQAFTKAGLKAKFEPYSFMSRGIWVAHHS
- a CDS encoding YifB family Mg chelatase-like AAA ATPase; translation: MLAQISSVSLIGVDALAVTVEVDVSPGMPAFNLVGLPDQAVSESRERVRAALRNSGLPFPISRITVNLAPADLRKEGPLFDLPLALGLLVAQGLVPQNALDEYLVAGELALDGSLRAVPGMINMALLARSQNRKVLLPSLNAAEAALIEGLEVYAPNTLLEALNHLKGTHPLAPSPRPEREDLESTLLCLSDIKGQTQAKRTLEIAIAGGHNLLMIGSPGSGKTMLSRRATSLLPLLTDEEALEVTRIHSAAGQLGARGLITRPPFRAPHHTVSDAGLIGGGSIPKPGEVSLAHHGILFLDEFPEFNRKSLETLRQPLEDGIVQISRARASVTYPARFQLVAAMNPCPCGWAGDSEKPCTCTPAERSRYVSRISGPLLDRIDLVVTVPRLTIEELNRAPEGEKSTAVRERINRARTLMHSRQGQRNAVLVGQKLREVTQLKPDAAAFLMAVSQQLSLTARGYDRLLRVARTIADLAGSEDLQQVHVAEAVAYRPKALEVV